The genomic DNA CATTACAGGAGAGTTTGAGAAGAAATATGTTGGTGAGTATCCTTGTTATAAAGTGAATGACAAATCAGTATATTACAGATAGAGTTCAAGTCGTTGAACTAACTTGGAATCTCGACTCCGATGGTTGCCTTTTGCAGTAAACAATTGTGCATCAATTAGCAGGACCAGCTGGCTCCAGGGCCCTGGGTCAAAACTTGAGCTGTGGGCCCATATTGAGGCCCTCCCATTCTGATATACTGGTAGTGGTGTACATGTCTGCCCAAAATATATAACAAGAAATTGCAGTACATAAAAGCCAAACTAGGTTTGATGTAATTTAGAAATCACATCACATAGTTTGTCCACTAGAGGGCACTAAATGTTGGCTTTTcaactgtaaagtgtcttgctTAGAATGTTTCTTGGTCACAATAAGAAGGAAAAACGGATAagcattgtttgtttacacggTTATTATAGTTATATATGGTAGATTTTAAATTCCTAAATATCTATCGTTCAGGCTATAATCACAGCTTTAAAGTTTGATCCTTAATCTATATGAAGTAACACATTTTTGGAGTTTTCAACctgttttctgcttttcttgCTCTCATACATCTTGTCTTTGCTTGTAATTCTAGCTACTCTGGGAGTAGAGGTCCACCCACTGATGTTCCACACTAACAGAGGACCTATCAAGTACAATGTGTGGGACACTGCTGGTCAGGAGAAGTTTGGAGGCCTGAGAGATGGCTACTACATTCAAGGTGCTCTTCACAATCTTTAACACGCTATTAAACCTTGAACAGTCTGCGCCATTACTatatttcaaatgtaaaaacTCCTTTATTAAAGTGTTTAAAAACCCTCTGCTACCTCCACAGCTCAATGTGCTATCATCATGTTTGACGTCACCTCTCGAGTCACCTATAAGAACGTGCCAAACTGGCATCGTGACCTGGTCCGTGTCTGTGAGAACATTCCAATTGTCCTGTGCGGCAACAAGGTGGACATCAAAGACAGGAAAGTCAAAGCCAAGAGCATTGTGTTTCACCGCAAGAAGA from Perca fluviatilis chromosome 10, GENO_Pfluv_1.0, whole genome shotgun sequence includes the following:
- the ran gene encoding GTP-binding nuclear protein Ran → MAQCVPVAVFKLVLVGDGGTGKTTFVKRHITGEFEKKYVATLGVEVHPLMFHTNRGPIKYNVWDTAGQEKFGGLRDGYYIQAQCAIIMFDVTSRVTYKNVPNWHRDLVRVCENIPIVLCGNKVDIKDRKVKAKSIVFHRKKNLQYYDISAKSNYNFEKPFLWLARKLIGDPNLEFVAMPALAPPEVQMDPNLAAKYEEELQVASQTALPDEEDDL